One window of the Tachypleus tridentatus isolate NWPU-2018 chromosome 10, ASM421037v1, whole genome shotgun sequence genome contains the following:
- the LOC143230184 gene encoding uncharacterized protein LOC143230184 isoform X1, whose amino-acid sequence MGTLGLYLIVFIVSVGVATGWIRPRCFIPHAPLNGFSFHIRVGQMQKVKYRCYPGYQQFGSSIAYCVNGKWSVSTPECVHPNSVGDGDQRNSFWSGGYQQPSQTSPPSFTNGRTFHYPSQTSPPSFTNGRTFHTPSQTSPPSFTNGRTFHTPSQTSPPSFTNGRTFHSPSQTSPPSFMNGHNYQFPQQTSPPSLMNGRNYQSFSRTSFPNLMNGRNYKSISQTSPPIFVNGRNYQSRRMGWQPHFRASGVLVADSDHSSNGLINRHSLQNKPSISGFAYTQKNLFSPHQTTTSRSDRPEQDITNYGLRDNTSRFRNPYSRYFKSSYSYNSERNITSSNVPDLTLARIQKRIEMAQRSRYAMQNTRYTSNEAVNDIPQSANNSPVSIYQGISKTNQNNKHISDDDLTQLRQFNSPFSSTGVSSRQPINNYVPEAETSSTWQSDTMEDSVPQHDINKRRLNNQRQFGAKTQSSGNPYSSHKLFWDDQTRDRLRQQNEVIQERERNSFQQHQYEYQLRPQYPDEQTQEVSQWPETWTQKSTFEQQHGHQLSSPPLFNGQFQLPWSELNNKNQNVFTTQFQESQRENRRHQNQNGEQYITSQVPYTREDTVTSLPSRVGVTDQREDALRRQYEQAEQRRRQQEMALRQQQQQQKGEQFPTYQLPYSPGEIQSSEQPVGRGEQREEALRRQYELAEQRRRQQEEALRQQQQQQKGEQFPTSQLPYSPEEALIPQQTVDVGQQREEALRRQYELAEQRRRQQEEALSQQQQQQQKGEQFPTSQLPYPPEEAPSPQQPVDKGQQREEALRRQYELAEQRRRQEEALRQQQEKGEQLPYYREEAPSQQQPVDKGQQREEALRRQYELAEQRRRQQEEALHQQQQKGEQFSTSQLPYSPEEAPSPQQPVDKGQQREEALRRQYELAEQRRKQQEEAQRQQQQQQKGEQFPTSQLPYSPEEALIPQQTVDVGQQREEALRRQYELAEQRRRQQQEAQRQQQQQQKGEQFPTSQLPYSPEEALIPQQTVDVGQQREEALRRQYELAEQRRQQEDALRQQQQQQQKGEQFPTSQLPYSVEEAPSQQQPVDKGQQREEALRRQYELAEQRRRQQEEALHQQQQKGEQFSTSQLPYSPEEAPSPQQPVDKGQQREEALRRQYELAEQRRKQQEEAQRQQQQQQKGEQFSTSQLPYSPEEALIPQQTVDVGQQREEALRRQYELAEQRRRQQQEAQRQQQQQQKGEQFPTSQLPYSPEEALIPQQTVDVGQQREEALRRQYELAEQRRQQEDALRQQQQQQQKGEQFPTSQLPYSVEEAPSPQQPVDKGQQREEALRRQYELAEQRRREQEEALRQQQEKGEQLPYYREVAPSQQQPFDKGQQREEALRRQYELAEQRRRQQEEALHQQQQKGEQFSTSQLPYPPEEAPSPQQPVDKGQQREEALRRQYELAELRRRQQEEAQRQQQQQQKGEQFPTSQLPYSPEEALIPQQTVDVGQQREEALRRQYELAEQRRREQEEALRHHHQQQKGEQFPISQLPYSPGEVQSSQQPVGRGEQREEALRRQYELAEQRRRQQEEAQRQQQQQQKGEQFPTSQLPYSPEEALIPQQTVDVGQQREEALRRQYELAEQRRQQEDALRQQQQQQQKGEQFPTSQLPYSVEEAPSPQQPVDKGQQREEALRRQYELAEQRRREQEEALRQQQEKGEQLPHYREEAPSQQQPVDKGQQREEALRRQYELAEQRRRQQEEALHQQQQKGEQFSTSQLPYPPEEAPSPQQPVDKGQQREEALRRQYELAGQRRRQQEEAQRQQQQQQKGEQFSTSQLPYSPEEALIPQQTVDVGQQREEALRRQYELAEQRRRDQEEALRQQQEKGEQLPYYREEAPSQQQPVDKGQQREDALRRQYELAEQRRRQQEEALHQQQQKGEQFSTSQLPYSPEEALIPQQTVDVGQQREEALRRQYELAEQRRREQEEALRRHHQQQEGEQFSISQLPYSPGEVQFSQQPVGRGEQREEALRRQYEVTEQRRRQQEEVLRQQQRQQKGEQLSTSQLPYSPGEVQSSQQPVDKGQQREEALRRQYELDEQRRRQQEEAQRQQQQQQKGEQFPTSELPYPPEEAPSLQQPVDKGQQREEALRRQYELAEQRRRQQEEAQRQQQQQQKGEQFPTSELPYPPEEAPSPQQPVDKGQQREEALRRQYELDEQRRRQQEEAQRQQQQQQKGEQFPTSELPYPPEEAPSPQQPVDKGQQREEALRRQYELAEQRRRQQEEAQRQQQQQEKGEQYLTPQLPYSPEEVLSPQQQGDRGEQREEALRRQYELAEQRRRQKEVHTTSHTTSDTPSAPQLRSSISSGTFSTNIKREKQSKSRTISSRDSNRDEQKKPEKLLGEDENERTDSLESQSLNKNIRKERLKGSRMIRLKMDEEKDKSSVDTENKPRPSRIQGRSPLSAHLMNSAFYVSFSPAQVIQRVDYDSEQNEVTSSRPIVRVNSPFPVTGAQEYEWLQGLAPDLRENYIREVEQARSKEETDGVRAGEFLRRFFSSPGRATSGPESTTQLPFQQSTHAMEPREEDGTTKPQIKGLRSDSTADDSTTITTTTTIVTSNNNGGLYDHSCLQRQVNRPFIRPPNISHGSPYKYERVLNKYTSNFYLIALYRCDPGFTLAEPTVNTLFCQQRKWVGDIPVCVKNGF is encoded by the exons ATGGGAACACTTGGACTATATCTCATTGTCTTTATTGTATCAGTTG GTGTCGCTACGGGATGGATTAGGCCTCGATGTTTCATTCCACATGCACCCCTCAACGGGTTTAGTTTTCACATTCGTGTCGGTCAGATGCAGAAGGTAAAATACAGATGTTACCCTGGCTACCAGCAGTTTGGTTCTTCTATTGCTTACTGTGTTAACGGAAAATGGAGTGTCTCAACACCAGAGTGTGTCCATCCCAATA GTGTTGGAGATGGTGACCAGCGAAATTCTTTCTGGAGTGGAGGTTATCAGCAACCCTCACAAACTAGTCCTCCCAGTTTCACAAATGGACGTACCTTCCACTATCCCTCACAAACTAGTCCTCCCAGTTTCACAAATGGACGTACCTTCCACACTCCCTCACAAACTAGTCCTCCCAGTTTCACAAATGGACGTACCTTCCACACTCCCTCACAAACTAGTCCTCCCAGTTTCACAAATGGACGTACCTTCCACTCTCCCTCACAAACTAGTCCTCCCAGCTTCATGAATGGACATAACTACCAATTTCCCCAACAGACTAGTCCTCCCAGCCTTATGAATGGACGTAACTACCAGTCTTTCTCACGAACTAGTTTCCCCAACCTTATGAATGGACGTAACTACAAGTCTATCTCACAAACTAGTCCTCCAATCTTTGTGAATGGACGTAACTACCAGTCTCGAAGAATGGGTTGGCAACCACATTTCCGGGCCAGTGGAGTGCTGGTTGCTGACTCTGATCATTCTTCTAACGGCTTGATTAATAGACATTCTTTACAGAATAAACCAAGCATTAGTGGGTTTGCATACACACAGAAGAACCTTTTCAGTCCTCACCAGACTACAACATCACGCAGTGACAGACCAGaacaagatataacaaattacGGTCTGAGGGACAATACATCTAGGTTTCGCAATCCATACTCTCGTTATTTTAAGAGTTCATATTCCTATAATTCAGAGAGAAATATCACTAGTTCTAATGTCCCAGATTTAACTTTGGCAAGAATTCAGAAGAGAATCGAGATGGCACAACGAAGTAGGTATGCTATGCAAAACACAAGATACACTTCTAATGAAGCTGTGAATGATATCCCACAAAGTGCCAACAATTCACCAGTTTCCATCTATCAAGGCATTTCAAAAACGAACCAAAATAACAAACACATCAGTGATGATGATTTGACTCAACTGAGACAGTTTAATTCTCCGTTTAGCTCCACAGGTGTTTCTTCAAGGCAgccaataaataattatgttccaGAAGCAGAGACTTCTTCAACATGGCAAAGTGACACCATGGAAGATTCAGTACCACAACACGATATTAACAAGCGAAGACTGAATAATCAGCGACAATTTGGAGCTAAGACACAGTCATCTGGGAATCCTTATTCTTCACATAAGTTGTTTTGGGATGATCAAACTAGAGATCGTTTAAGACAACAAAATGAGGTGATTCAAGAGAGAGAGCGGAATAGTTTTCAGCAACATCAATACGAATACCAACTGAGACCTCAATATCCAGATGAACAAACTCAAGAGGTCTCACAGTGGCCAGAAACATGGACACAGAAGTCAACATTTGAACAACAGCATGGACATCAACTGTCTTCCCCTCCATTGTTCAATGGTCAATTCCAACTGCCATGGAgcgaattaaataataaaaatcaaaatgtattcACAACACAATTTCAAGAAAGTCAGAGAGAAAACCGCAGACATCAAAACCAAAATGGAGAACAGTATATCACTTCTCAAGTTCCTTACACTCGTGAGGACACTGTAACATCCTTACCTTCAAGGGTTGGTGTAACTGATCAACGAGAGGATGCTTTAAGACGGCAATATGAACAAGCTGAACAGAGAAGAAGACAACAAGAAATGGCTCTACGTCAACAGCAGCAGCAACAGAAAGGAGAACAGTTCCCTACATATCAGTTACCTTACTCTCCAGGAGAGATCCAATCTTCAGAACAACCAGTTGGTAGAGGCGAACAGAGAGAGGAGGCTTTAAGACGACAATATGAACTAGCTGAACAGAGAAGAAGACAACAAGAAGAGGCTCTACGTCAACAGCAGCAGCAACAGAAAGGAGAACAGTTCCCTACATCTCAGTTACCTTATTCTCCAGAAGAGGCCCTAATTCCACAACAAACAGTTGACGTAGGTCAACAGAGAGAGGAGGCTTTAAGACGACAGTATGAACTAGCTGAACAAAGAAGAAGACAACAAGAAGAGGCTCTAAGTCAACAGCAGCAGCAGCAACAGAAAGGGGAACAGTTCCCTACATCTCAGTTACCTTACCCCCCAGAAGAGGCTCCATCTCCACAACAACCAGTTGATAAAGGTCAACAGAGAGAGGAGGCTCTAAGACGACAATATGAACTAGCTGAACAGAGAAGAAGACAAGAAGAGGCTCTACGTCAACAACAAGAGAAAGGTGAGCAGTTACCTTACTATAGAGAAGAGGCCCCATCTCAACAACAACCAGTTGATAAAGGTCAACAGAGAGAGGAGGCTTTAAGACGACAATATGAACTAGCTGAACAGAGAAGAAGACAACAAGAAGAGGCCTTACATCAACAGCAACAGAAAGGAGAACAGTTTTCTACATCTCAGTTACCTTACTCCCCAGAAGAGGCTCCATCTCCACAACAACCAGTTGATAAAGGTCAACAGAGAGAGGAGGCTTTAAGACGACAATATGAACTAGCTGAGCAgagaagaaaacaacaagaagaGGCTCAACGTCAACAGCAGCAGCAACAGAAAGGAGAACAGTTCCCTACATCTCAGTTACCTTACTCTCCAGAAGAGGCCCTAATTCCTCAACAAACAGTTGACGTAGGTCAACAGAGAGAGGAGGCTTTAAGACGACAATATGAACTAGCAGAACAGAGAAGAAGACAACAACAAGAGGCTCAACGTCAACAGCAGCAGCAACAGAAAGGAGAACAGTTCCCTACATCTCAGTTACCTTACTCTCCAGAAGAGGCCCTAATTCCTCAACAAACAGTTGACGTAGGTCAACAGAGAGAGGAGGCTTTAAGACGACAATATGAACTGGCTGAACAAAGAAGACAACAAGAAGATGCTCTACGTCAACAGCAGCAGCAGCAACAGAAAGGGGAACAGTTCCCTACATCTCAGTTACCTTACTCCGTAGAAGAGGCCCCATCTCAACAACAACCAGTTGATAAAGGTCAACAGAGAGAGGAGGCTTTAAGACGACAATATGAACTAGCTGAACAGAGAAGAAGACAACAAGAAGAGGCCTTACATCAACAGCAACAGAAAGGAGAACAGTTTTCTACATCTCAGTTACCTTACTCCCCAGAAGAGGCTCCATCTCCACAACAACCAGTTGATAAAGGTCAACAGAGAGAGGAGGCTTTAAGACGACAATATGAACTAGCTGAGCAgagaagaaaacaacaagaagaGGCTCAACGTCAACAGCAGCAGCAACAGAAAGGAGAACAGTTCTCTACATCTCAGTTACCTTACTCTCCAGAAGAGGCCCTAATTCCTCAACAAACAGTTGACGTAGGTCAACAGAGAGAGGAGGCTTTAAGACGACAATATGAACTAGCAGAACAGAGAAGAAGACAACAACAAGAGGCTCAACGTCAACAGCAGCAGCAACAGAAAGGAGAACAGTTCCCTACATCTCAGTTACCTTACTCTCCAGAAGAGGCCCTAATTCCTCAACAAACAGTTGACGTAGGTCAACAGAGAGAGGAGGCTTTAAGACGACAATATGAACTGGCTGAACAAAGAAGACAACAAGAAGATGCTCTACGTCAACAGCAGCAGCAGCAACAGAAAGGGGAACAGTTCCCTACATCTCAGTTACCTTACTCCGTAGAAGAGGCCCCATCTCCACAACAACCAGTTGATAAAGGTCAGCAGAGAGAGGAGGCTTTAAGACGACAATATGAACTAGCTGAACAGAGAAGAAGAGAACAAGAAGAGGCTCTACGCCAACAACAAGAGAAAGGTGAGCAGTTACCTTACTATAGAGAAGTGGCCCCATCTCAACAACAACCATTTGATAAAGGTCAACAGAGAGAGGAGGCTTTAAGACGACAATATGAACTAGCTGAACAGAGAAGAAGACAACAAGAAGAGGCCTTACATCAACAGCAACAGAAAGGAGAACAGTTCTCTACATCTCAGTTACCTTACCCCCCAGAAGAGGCTCCATCTCCACAACAACCAGTTGATAAAGGTCAACAGAGAGAGGAGGCTTTAAGACGACAATATGAACTAGCTGAACTGAGAAGAAGACAACAAGAAGAGGCTCAACGTCAACAGCAGCAGCAACAGAAAGGTGAACAGTTCCCTACATCTCAGTTACCTTACTCTCCAGAAGAGGCCCTAATTCCACAACAAACAGTTGACGTAGGTCAACAGAGAGAGGAGGCTTTAAGACGACAATATGAACTAGCTGAACAGAGAAGAAGAGAACAAGAAGAGGCTCTACGTCATCATCATCAGCAACAGAAAGGAGAACAGTTCCCTATATCTCAGTTACCTTACTCTCCAGGAGAGGTCCAATCTTCACAACAACCAGTTGGTAGAGGCGAACAGAGAGAGGAGGCTTTAAGACGACAATATGAACTAGCTGAACAGAGAAGAAGACAACAAGAAGAGGCTCAACGTCAACAGCAGCAGCAACAGAAAGGAGAACAGTTCCCTACATCTCAGTTACCTTACTCTCCAGAAGAGGCCCTAATTCCTCAACAAACAGTTGACGTAGGTCAACAGAGAGAGGAGGCTTTAAGACGACAATATGAACTAGCTGAACAAAGAAGACAACAAGAAGATGCTCTACGTCAACAGCAGCAGCAGCAACAGAAAGGGGAACAGTTCCCTACATCTCAGTTACCTTACTCCGTTGAAGAGGCCCCATCTCCACAACAACCAGTTGATAAAGGTCAGCAGAGAGAGGAGGCTTTAAGACGACAATATGAACTAGCTGAACAGAGAAGAAGAGAACAAGAAGAGGCTCTACGCCAACAACAAGAGAAAGGTGAGCAGTTACCTCACTATAGAGAAGAGGCCCCATCTCAACAACAACCAGTTGATAAAGGTCAACAGAGAGAGGAGGCTTTAAGACGACAATATGAACTAGCTGAACAGAGAAGAAGACAACAAGAAGAGGCCTTACATCAACAGCAACAGAAAGGAGAACAGTTCTCTACATCTCAGTTACCTTACCCCCCAGAAGAGGCTCCATCTCCACAACAACCAGTTGATAAAGGTCAACAGAGAGAGGAGGCTTTAAGACGACAATATGAACTAGCTGGACAGAGAAGAAGACAACAAGAAGAGGCTCAACGTCAACAGCAGCAGCAACAGAAAGGTGAACAGTTCTCTACATCTCAGTTACCTTACTCTCCAGAAGAGGCCCTAATTCCACAACAAACAGTTGACGTAGGTCAACAGAGAGAGGAGGCTTTAAGACGACAATATGAACTAGCTGAACAGAGAAGAAGAGACCAAGAAGAGGCTCTACGCCAACAACAAGAGAAAGGTGAGCAGTTACCTTACTATAGGGAAGAGGCCCCATCTCAACAACAACCAGTTGATAAAGGTCAACAGAGAGAGGACGCTTTAAGACGACAATATGAACTAGCTGAACAGAGAAGAAGACAACAAGAAGAGGCCTTACATCAACAGCAACAGAAAGGAGAACAGTTCTCTACATCTCAGTTACCTTACTCTCCAGAAGAGGCCCTAATTCCACAACAAACAGTTGACGTAGGTCAACAGAGAGAGGAGGCTTTAAGACGACAATATGAACTAGCTGAACAGAGAAGAAGAGAACAAGAAGAGGCTCTACGTCGTCATCATCAGCAACAGGAAGGAGAACAGTTCTCTATATCTCAGTTACCTTACTCTCCAGGAGAGGTCCAATTTTCACAACAACCAGTTGGTAGAGGCGAACAGAGAGAGGAGGCTTTAAGACGACAATATGAAGTAACTGAACAGAGAAGAAGACAACAAGAAGAGGTTCTACGTCAACAGCAGCGGCAACAGAAAGGAGAACAGTTATCTACATCTCAGTTACCTTATTCTCCAGGAGAGGTCCAATCTTCACAACAACCAGTTGATAAAGGTCAACAGAGAGAGGAAGCTTTAAGACGACAATATGAACTAGATGAACAGAGAAGGAGACAACAAGAAGAGGCTCAACGTCAACAGCAGCAGCAACAGAAAGGAGAACAGTTCCCTACATCTGAGTTACCTTACCCCCCAGAAGAGGCTCCATCTCTACAACAACCAGTTGATAAAGGTCAACAGAGAGAGGAGGCTTTAAGACGACAATATGAACTAGCTGAACAGAGAAGAAGACAACAAGAAGAGGCTCAACGTCAACAGCAGCAGCAACAGAAAGGAGAACAGTTCCCTACATCTGAGTTACCTTACCCCCCAGAAGAGGCTCCATCTCCACAACAACCAGTTGATAAAGGTCAACAGAGAGAGGAGGCTTTAAGACGACAATATGAACTAGATGAACAGAGAAGGAGACAACAAGAAGAGGCTCAACGTCAACAGCAGCAGCAACAGAAAGGAGAACAGTTCCCTACATCTGAGTTACCTTACCCCCCAGAAGAGGCTCCATCTCCACAACAACCAGTTGATAAAGGTCAACAGAGAGAGGAGGCTTTAAGACGACAATATGAACTAGCTGAACAGAGAAGAAGACAACAAGAAGAGGCTCAACGTCAACAGCAGCAGCAAGAGAAAGGAGAACAGTACCTTACACCTCAGTTACCTTACTCTCCAGAAGAGGTCTTATCTCCACAACAACAAGGTGATAGAGGTGAACAGAGAGAGGAGGCTTTAAGACGACAATATGAACTAGCTGAACAGAGAAGGAGACAAAAGGAAGTTCATACCACTTCTCacacaacaagtgatacaccatCTGCTCCACAGCTGAGATCTTCTATTTCAAGCGGTACTTTTTCAACCAATATAAAGAGAGAGAAACAAAGTAAAAGCAGAACTATTTCATCAAGGGATTCTAACAGAGATGAACAGAAGAAACCTGAAAAATTGCTGGGGGAGGATGAAAATGAACGTACTGATTCTCTTGAGAGCCAGtctcttaataaaaatattagaaaagaaaGACTGAAAGGATCTAGGATGATTCGATTGAAAATGGATGAAGAAAAAGACAAGTCTTCCGTCGACACTGAGAACAAACCTCGACCTTCCCGAATACAGGGAAGATCACCTCTGTCGGCGCACTTAATGAATTCTGCCTTTTACGTAAGTTTCTCACCTGCACAGGTTATTCAACGAGTCGATTACGATTCTGAGCAAAATGAAGTGACCAGCTCGAGACCGATAGTAAGGGTGAACAGTCCCTTTCCCGTGACTGGGGCTCAAGAATACGAATGGTTACAGGGACTGGCTCCTGATCTTCGAGAGAATTACATTAGAGAAGTGGAACAAGCTCGCTCTAAGGAAGAGACTGATGGTGTTCGTGCTGGAGAATTCCTCAGGAGGTTCTTCTCTTCACCAGGTAGAGCCACTTCAGGACCTGAATCTACGACTCAGTTACCTTTCCAACAGAGCACCCATGCAATGGAACCTAGGGAAGAAGATGGCACAACCAAACCTCAAATAAAAGGCTTGAGAT cGGATTCAACTGCAGATGATAGCACTActatcaccaccaccaccaccattgTAACATCCAATAATAATGGTGGTCTATACGACCATTCTTGCCTCCAGCGTCAAGTAAATCGGCCGTTTATTCGTCCACCCAACATTTCACATGGATCCCCCTACAAATACGAAcgagttttaaataaatacacttcCAACTTTTACTTAATTGCATTATATCGCTGTGATCCAGGCTTCACCCTTGCTGAACCTACAGTCAATACTTTATTTTGCCAACAGCGAAAATGGGTGGGAGACATCCCTGTGTGTGTGAAAAATGGATTCTAG